In Scyliorhinus canicula chromosome 8, sScyCan1.1, whole genome shotgun sequence, one DNA window encodes the following:
- the LOC119969933 gene encoding uncharacterized protein LOC119969933, whose translation MEGNLAAMSRSVSNRKKKVTFREQLNHCEKTGRRGNFHSNVIRSYFSFLVKQLELSPPLYRSLKEKGVLTTDQIGQIELEDLAETKVAKLLEIIQNADGHVFKSFCSVLREMGFWYLAHTLQAAMEEKDYTSSTGSSKKAHMEMDDWNSVKLSNPIPEPGPASNEKQTLKEILLFSHVAYRNLKEDNIELSQKVEHTRKEYLQRIKEFEEELASVSRERDTIVRERNITVIENQDLQNLNHELQELVLKLENSRLNVTPSGALSLAGGKMAGAGSSGGANPIMPETLTEVVSGEFERLFTKHLEVHRSRGDTYPDKSNFDEDVNGDAGARREDEGEIGSWETSRLLLVVVRWDKAPVEESSEHSPAQEETGV comes from the exons ATGGAAGGCAATCTTGCAGCGATGTCCAGATCGGTCAGCAATCGAAAAAAAAAAGTAACGTTTAGAGAGCAGCTAAATCATT GTGAAAAGACTGGCAGAAGAGGTAACTTCCATTCCAACGTAATTCGATCCTACTTCTCTTTCCTGGTCAAACAACTCGAGTTGTCTCCTCCTTTATATCGGAGTTTGAAGGAGAAAGGAGTCTTAACCACTGACCAAATAGGACAGATTGAG TTAGAGGACTTGGCAGAGACGAAGGTGGCCAAACTTCTTGAGATTATTCAAAATGCTGATGGCCACGTGTTCAAGTCATTTTGCAGTGTTCTGCGTGAGATGGGATTTTGGTATCTTGCTCACACTCTTCAAGCTGCTATGGAAGAAAAGGATTACACATCTTCTACAG GTAGTTCCAAGAAGGCACACATGGAGATGGACGATTGGAACTCAGTAAAACTCAGTAATCCAATACCTGAGCCAG GACCTGCATCAAATGAAAAACAAACCTTGAAAGAAATATTGCTCTTTTCTCATGTAGCTTACAGAAATTTGAAAGAAGATAATATAGAATTAAGTCAAAAAGTGGAGCATACGAGGAAAGAATATTTGCAGAG AATTAAAGAGTTTGAAGAGGAATTGGCTTCTGTGAGTCGGGAAAGAGATACAATTGTGAGGGAACGTAATATCACAGTCATAGAAAATCAAGACCTACAAAATCTTAACCATGAACTCCAGGAACTTGTATTAAAGCTGGAAAATTCTAGACTTAATGTGACACCGAG TGGTGCTCTGAGTCTAGCAGGAGGGAAGATGGCAGGTGCTGGTTCGTCAGGTGGAGCTAATCCCATTATGCCTGAAACTCTGACCGAGGTGGTATCAggggagtttgaaaggctgttcACCAAACATTTAGAGGTGCATCGGAGTAGAGGAGACACTTACCCTGATAAAAGCAACTTTGACGAAGATGTCAATGGAgatgcgggagcaaggagagaagatgAAGGAG agattggAAGCTGGGAAACTTCACGATTACTGCTTGTGGTGGTTCGCTGGGACAAGGCTCCTGTTGAAGAATCCAGTGAGCACAGTCCAGCTCAGGAGGAGACAGGAGTCTAG